From Geotalea uraniireducens Rf4:
CCGGTGTGGTGACGGTCAGGATCATTATTTCCGGCAGCGGCATGACCACCATGCAGCAGGACTTTGCCGCTTCCGCCGGTACCGGATCTATCAGCGGTGTTCCTGTCGGCGGCAGCCGGACGGTGACAGTCCGGGGGCTGGACAGCTCGGGGGCCGTGTTATATGAAGGCGCGGTTGGCAATATAACCGTACAGCAAGGCCTGACCACCGACGCGGGAACCATTACCATGCTTCCGCTTGCCGCGCCGGATGCCCCTTCCGGCCTGTCGGCGACGGCGGTTTCCATCTCGCAGATCAACCTTGCCTGGACCGATGCCAGCGTCACTGAAACCGGTTTCAAAATCGAACGCAAAACAGGTTCCGGCGGGACCTATGCGCAGATCAACACGGCGGCCGCCAATGCCGTCAGCTATGCCGATACCGGTTTGACGGCGGCAACCACCTACTATTACCGGGTACGGGCAACAAACAGCGCCGGTGATTCGGGGTATACCGTCGAGGCACATGCGACAACGCCCACTATCCAGCTTCCCAAAACCGGTCAAACGATCAGCCAGGCTGCTGGTGATGACGGCGCTTTGCAGAAAGGGGTTGCCTGGCCCAGCCCGCGCTTTACCGACAACTCTAACGGCACGGTTACCGACAACCTGACCGGGCTGGTGTGGCTGAAAAATGCCAACTGCACCGATACTGCTGGCGTACCCAAGGCGAGTGGTTATCTCACCTGGTATGATGCCATGAACTGGTGCAATAACCTGGCTGCCGGAGTCTGCGGCCTCAGCGACGGTTCCACTGCCGGCCAATGGCGTTTGCCCAATCGCAATGAGTTGCAGAGCCTGGTGGATCGCTCCCAATACAGCCCGGCGCTTCCGTCTGGCCACCCTTTTACGGGCGTCCAGGGGACGCGCTACTACTGGTCGTCCAGCAGCATCGTGGTCGATAGCAGCAACGCCTGGGTCATGGAACCGGTCTATGGCAGCATGATGGTCGGCGGTCCCGGCTGGGGCGATAAGATGACCGTCAACTATGTGTGGCCCGTTCGCGCGGGACAGTAGCTTGTTGGGGTATTTGGTGATGCAGGGTTCGTTATGGCCATCTGCCCATCTCGCGCAGCGCCATGAAGCGGGCGGCGCATCCGGAGAACAGGGTACGTGGCTTCCCACGGCAGGTGAAATACACCCTGGGGAGTGAAATGCGTGTCGCCGCACAGCGAAAGTAGCACTATACAAACCGGAGGAACAGATATGAACAAATTGATTACCGCACTCAGCCTGGTGTGTCTGACCATTGCAGCAGTGGCTTTTGCTGTCACAACCGGTACGATCCAGCTTCCCAAAACCGGTCAGACCACCAGCTATGCCGCCGGTGACGACGGCGCCCTGCAAAAAGGAGCTGTTGCGCCATCCCCGCGCTTTGCCGACAATGCCGACGGCACGGTTACCGACAACCTGACCGGGTTGGTATGGCTGAAAAACGCCAACTGCACCGATACCGTTGGCGGCATAAACAGGGCGGATGGCTATCTCACCTGGGCTGATGCCCTGACCTGGAGCAATAACCTGGCTTCCGGAGCCTGTGGCCTTAGTGACGGCTCCACCGCCGGCCAATGGCGCTTGCCGAACAGTACCGAGTTGGACAGCCTGGTAGATATCGAACACCGCGGTCCGGCGCTGCCCGCCGGCCACCCCTTTACGGGCGCCCAGTTGGGCATATATTGGTCGTCCAGCAGTTCCGCAGGCGATAACACCTACGGTTGGGGCATAGATATGAATACTGGCGACATAGACCACGGCTATCCTAAGAGCATCGGCCTTTATGTCTGGCCCGTTCGCGCGGTACAAGGAAATATTAAACCGGATGCAGCCACGGTAAAAGCAGCCTATGACACCGTCAACGACAACGTGAATTATTTATGCAGCGCCGACGTAAACAACGATATAGCAACTGCTACCGCACAAGATCTCTCGTATGCCGGCGGGACGCTGTCGGTTCACGTTACTCCGACGGCAGGAACATCATTTCCCGTCACCGTCGTTTACACCATGGATAACTTTGTTGCGGGCCCTTATATCGTCAGCGGCAGTCAGACAGCGCTTATCACAAGCCCTTCCGGCTGGACCGCGACCGGCTCCCTGACCGGCACCGGCAGTGTCATAAGCAGCTTGCTTTCGAACATGGTAAATACCTCGGGTACGACAACCGGCACGCTGACCGTCAATGGCTATCCTTATGATTACGCAACTGGCGCTTACAAGTAACCACCATAATTAAGGAGGAATGAAAATGTCACAGGGCGTTCGGGTATATGTTTGTGCAAGATCTATGCATCTTTTTCTCGTACTAAAATATGATGATGATCCCAATGATCTCCATAGCGCTGTACATCCACCAAAAACCTGGTTTGATATGGATTTGTACTATGCCTCACTCACGTTGGAAAAACCGGAAAAACCGGCCCTGCCGGCGTTATGCCTCTATGAATCTTGTTGGAACTGGTGGGTAACAGTATTTGACGCGAACAACGCTGGTTTGTTTAACAATACGTTCCCTCCTGGTCATGTCAGCATAAACGATAGTTTGCCCAACGGGCTCCAGCCTAATTTTAGCGACCCAGACAATTTCAACCGTTTGCAGCAGACCAACACCCAAGCAGTGGGTGCGCAATTACGCACTACCCCGGGCGAAACGTGGTCAGAAGAACCAGGATCATCGATCCATGAGATAACGGAATATAATACCCTTGCCGGCAGTAACGGTCACATGGTGAGCGGAGATGAATTTGTTAAAGCGCTCATGGGGTGTTTTAATAATTACGTTAATAATTACAATGTTAGACTAGCCTGTGTTCCATACTTGGTGGATCGCACGAATTGCATCTCGTTTGTTATGTCGCTGTTAAATGCGACGTTTTTGGATTTGGGTGTTGGAGATCAAAGTTTTTGTAAATCATTTCTCCTGAAGAACATAAAACCTAAAATTGATTTGATTTTTTGTGGGGATATGGGCGCGGATATCATAATTGCTCCTGCGTTTTTTAAACCGAACTGTAATCCTTTCCCGACGTATGAAGGCATGTGGAGTAGCATATATTCGTAACTGCTCACCACACCCCGACCTGTGCATTGATGGCTGTCGCCGACAGCCCGTTCGCTGCCGGTGAGTAAGTTTAGCAGGGTCAATCGTTGGAAGAGCAAAAGGGTCTGCGTTTTGATAAGCAGACCCGTTTTTACCTGAATACTTCCGGGGTTGCCGAGAGCAGCGACAGCCTTAGAAGCGCCGATGAGGTACTCAGGGCGGCGGACAAGGCCCTCTACCGGGCCAAGAGCAAGGGACGAAACCAGCTGAGTAAATAAATATAAATATTAGAGCTATTTATTGATTTTGCTGCCGCTCCGTGCGAAGATGCAACCGCTGAATTTTTTCATGAAGTGGTGTTAGTTCGGGCGGGCGGTGGGCGCCCTTCCTCAGTTTACCTCATATTCCCACAACTTATGACCGTGAAAAACCTGAAGCAAATACTGCTGGTTGTGCTGATCATGCTGATTCCCATCAGTTGGGGGTGCAGCGGTAATAAAGATGCGGCACTGCTTGCCCGGCAAGGCGTAATCGATCTTTCCAAATTGGATATGATGCGCTTTGATCCTGTCCGTCTCGACGGTGAATGGGAGTTCTACTGGAATCAACTGTTGTCGCCGGAGGATTTCCGTGGGGCGCAGGTCCCTGTTGCTACCGCCTTTCTTACACTTCCCGATGCCTGGAACGGCTTTAAACTCAATGATAAAAAACTGGGAGGAAAGGGATTCGCCACCTTCCGACTGCGGATTCTGCCTGGATCAGGAAAACGAGAGCTGTCACTGCATTTTGATGATGTGTATTCTGCCTATAAGCTCTGGGCAAACGGCAAACTTCTTGTCGAAAGCGGTGTGGTCGGCAAGGATGCCTCCGAGGAGACTCCCAACCAATCCATCCAGCAG
This genomic window contains:
- a CDS encoding Lcl domain-containing protein, with the protein product MTLFNTQTLKHLVIIMLLVLVSGCSGTSANGTGSIAAKLAWRTSKVAVKGVAALPAAPAGVVTVRIIISGSGMTTMQQDFAASAGTGSISGVPVGGSRTVTVRGLDSSGAVLYEGAVGNITVQQGLTTDAGTITMLPLAAPDAPSGLSATAVSISQINLAWTDASVTETGFKIERKTGSGGTYAQINTAAANAVSYADTGLTAATTYYYRVRATNSAGDSGYTVEAHATTPTIQLPKTGQTISQAAGDDGALQKGVAWPSPRFTDNSNGTVTDNLTGLVWLKNANCTDTAGVPKASGYLTWYDAMNWCNNLAAGVCGLSDGSTAGQWRLPNRNELQSLVDRSQYSPALPSGHPFTGVQGTRYYWSSSSIVVDSSNAWVMEPVYGSMMVGGPGWGDKMTVNYVWPVRAGQ
- a CDS encoding diguanylate cyclase domain-containing protein, whose translation is MEEQKGLRFDKQTRFYLNTSGVAESSDSLRSADEVLRAADKALYRAKSKGRNQLSK
- a CDS encoding Lcl C-terminal domain-containing protein, producing the protein MNKLITALSLVCLTIAAVAFAVTTGTIQLPKTGQTTSYAAGDDGALQKGAVAPSPRFADNADGTVTDNLTGLVWLKNANCTDTVGGINRADGYLTWADALTWSNNLASGACGLSDGSTAGQWRLPNSTELDSLVDIEHRGPALPAGHPFTGAQLGIYWSSSSSAGDNTYGWGIDMNTGDIDHGYPKSIGLYVWPVRAVQGNIKPDAATVKAAYDTVNDNVNYLCSADVNNDIATATAQDLSYAGGTLSVHVTPTAGTSFPVTVVYTMDNFVAGPYIVSGSQTALITSPSGWTATGSLTGTGSVISSLLSNMVNTSGTTTGTLTVNGYPYDYATGAYK